A genomic segment from Chitinophagaceae bacterium encodes:
- a CDS encoding YebC/PmpR family DNA-binding transcriptional regulator, whose amino-acid sequence MGRIFEVRKGAMFARWDKMAKDFTRIGKEIAIAVKASGPDPDNNPALRRCYLNAKACNMPKDRVEAAIKRAMGKDTSNYEEITYEGYAPHGVALMIETATDNPTRTVANVRMHFTKGNGSLGTSGSVAYTFNRMGEFKIKNSGQNIEELELELIDYGLEEIGENSEGNIIIRTAYNEFGHMNKALEEKNIEVITAELTRIPVNTVELSEEGSNEVLKLVDKLEQDEDVQKVYHNLK is encoded by the coding sequence ATGGGAAGGATATTTGAAGTAAGAAAAGGCGCCATGTTTGCCCGATGGGACAAAATGGCCAAAGATTTTACCCGTATTGGAAAAGAAATTGCCATTGCTGTAAAAGCCAGTGGCCCCGACCCGGATAATAACCCTGCATTAAGAAGATGCTACCTTAATGCCAAAGCTTGTAATATGCCCAAAGACAGGGTAGAAGCGGCTATTAAAAGGGCAATGGGTAAAGATACCAGCAATTATGAAGAAATAACTTATGAAGGTTACGCACCGCATGGCGTAGCACTTATGATAGAAACAGCTACCGACAACCCTACTAGAACCGTTGCTAATGTGCGGATGCATTTTACAAAAGGAAATGGCTCATTGGGAACAAGCGGAAGCGTAGCTTATACGTTTAACCGTATGGGCGAATTTAAAATTAAAAATTCAGGACAAAATATTGAAGAGCTTGAACTGGAATTAATTGATTATGGCCTGGAAGAAATTGGCGAAAACAGCGAAGGGAATATTATTATCCGCACGGCTTATAATGAATTTGGCCACATGAATAAAGCACTTGAAGAAAAAAATATTGAAGTAATAACTGCCGAGCTTACCCGGATACCGGTAAATACTGTAGAACTGAGCGAAGAAGGTTCTAATGAAGTATTAAAACTGGTAGATAAATTAGAGCAGGATGAAGATGTACAAAAAGTTTACCATAACCTTAAATAA
- a CDS encoding dodecin domain-containing protein produces MAIVKVVEVISSSSKGVDDAIQIAVKEASKTIRNIDSVYVKDIKAHVKDGKVTTFGVVCKISFRVDE; encoded by the coding sequence ATGGCTATTGTAAAAGTTGTAGAAGTAATTTCATCGTCCAGTAAAGGGGTTGATGATGCAATTCAAATTGCAGTAAAAGAAGCTTCAAAAACCATCAGGAACATAGACTCTGTTTATGTAAAAGATATTAAAGCACACGTAAAAGATGGTAAGGTTACCACTTTTGGAGTGGTATGCAAAATTTCTTTTCGTGTAGATGAATAA
- a CDS encoding SprT-like domain-containing protein — translation MPKEEHPFSALASYLPQGSFNMVMHYITQYKVQLTITKSRKTILGDYRHATNHKGHRISVNGNLNSYSFLITILHELAHLFTFERYGNRVASHGKEWKNEFRNILSEFIQQKFFPEEIESALLQSQHNPAASSCADTHLMRVLNKYDIKKDNHFFVEQLPNNALFTTSDKRIFQKGPRIRTRYKCFEPATKKYYLFSAVYEVKIVEA, via the coding sequence ATGCCTAAAGAAGAGCATCCATTTTCTGCGCTGGCATCTTACCTGCCCCAGGGCAGTTTTAATATGGTAATGCATTATATTACCCAATACAAAGTGCAACTTACTATTACCAAAAGCCGCAAAACCATACTTGGCGATTACCGCCACGCAACAAACCATAAAGGCCACCGTATAAGTGTAAACGGCAATTTGAACAGCTATTCATTTCTCATAACCATATTGCATGAGCTTGCGCACCTGTTTACTTTTGAGCGCTACGGCAACCGGGTTGCTTCGCATGGTAAAGAATGGAAAAATGAATTTAGGAATATTTTATCCGAATTTATTCAACAAAAATTTTTTCCGGAAGAAATTGAAAGTGCCCTTTTACAATCGCAGCACAACCCAGCTGCCAGCAGTTGCGCTGATACCCACCTGATGCGTGTATTAAATAAATACGATATAAAAAAAGACAATCATTTTTTTGTGGAGCAACTGCCCAATAATGCATTATTTACCACCAGCGACAAACGGATTTTTCAAAAAGGGCCAAGGATACGAACAAGATATAAATGTTTTGAACCTGCTACAAAAAAATACTATTTATTTAGCGCCGTTTATGAAGTAAAAATTGTTGAGGCCTGA
- a CDS encoding polymer-forming cytoskeletal protein: MFTSKSKSSPEENAGCSIIAQGTIITGDIESNGDIRLDGLIKGNIRSKARIIIGANALVEGNVHSKDADIFGHVKGNLNIAELLQLKNLAIIDGDINTGKLQMEHTVSFNGQCKMGANVVELNSSTGLPVAVNE, from the coding sequence ATGTTTACCTCAAAATCAAAATCTTCGCCGGAAGAAAATGCAGGTTGCAGCATTATTGCACAGGGAACCATAATTACAGGGGATATTGAAAGCAATGGCGATATAAGGCTTGATGGTTTAATTAAAGGCAATATACGCAGCAAAGCAAGGATTATTATTGGCGCCAATGCATTAGTTGAAGGAAATGTGCATAGCAAAGATGCCGATATTTTTGGCCATGTAAAAGGCAATTTAAATATTGCTGAATTGCTGCAATTAAAAAACCTGGCCATAATTGATGGCGACATTAATACCGGTAAATTACAAATGGAACATACGGTAAGTTTCAATGGACAGTGCAAAATGGGCGCCAATGTGGTAGAACTAAATTCGTCAACAGGCTTACCTGTGGCCGTAAATGAATAA
- a CDS encoding transglycosylase domain-containing protein, with amino-acid sequence MKNSVKFLWRFFFWGLLFAIFIFSLAYFGVFGKMPSLKELENPEADLASEIISADGLLMGKYYAENRSEVKYNEISPNIIHALIATEDQNFYDHSGIDAKAVARAVFKLGTDGGGSPITQQLAKMILKQGRGNVVERVIDKMKEWIVAVRLERNFTKEEIVTLYLNRAPWGNLYGIRNASRTYFQKEPSALKLEEAAVLVGMLKGFIYNPISRPDAALNRRNTVIQRMVDAKQHYLPQADADKLKSRPLITNYKPIDEAIGIAPYYRRALIDVIKKWCKEHTNPKTGEPYDLYRDGLKFYTTIDTRMQKYAEEAVLQHMPVLQKKLNGFLKARISKLWDKHHEVMENGIKYSERRKNMLEAGLSEEQIRKSFDKPVRMKIFTWDNPKHEKDTVMTPLDSIKYHKQLMQVSFVAMDPKTGEIKAYVGGFDYKWFKYDNASAMRQVGSTFKPLLYTLAVTDAGYTPETVIPGGALTLNGKTISGGGGTMAYCLAQSKNAAAWRLMSVIGVKRTLEFAQQCGIKTKLPPYPSIALGSAEIPMVEMLQSYTMFPNRGYNTEPVYLTRIEDKNGNLIFEFPLAQSKQVIGEVDDYTMVKLMEGVVKSGTARSLNSYNIPVAKAGKTGTTNNYTDGWFIGYTPDLLAGTWVGCADPFIPIYSNNVGGAEMSAPRWGIFMSKVAADKKLDYNKKKDFDEPPEMKMDPIYADNSRFAELLNQGDSLTVDSGVNDGGDFFNEEPIDETQGTNDINSPKQDTIKMPAGKDPAKGNESKKQEKVVPKKPEEKGNDY; translated from the coding sequence ATGAAAAATTCGGTTAAGTTTTTGTGGCGCTTCTTTTTTTGGGGGTTGCTATTTGCAATCTTCATATTTTCCCTAGCCTATTTTGGGGTTTTTGGAAAAATGCCCTCATTAAAAGAACTGGAAAACCCCGAAGCCGACCTAGCTAGTGAAATCATAAGTGCTGATGGCCTGCTTATGGGAAAGTATTATGCCGAAAACCGCAGCGAAGTAAAATACAATGAAATTTCACCCAATATTATTCATGCATTAATTGCCACAGAAGACCAGAATTTTTATGACCATTCCGGTATTGATGCAAAGGCAGTAGCCCGGGCTGTATTTAAATTAGGTACAGATGGAGGCGGAAGCCCAATTACCCAACAGTTGGCTAAAATGATACTGAAGCAGGGAAGAGGAAATGTAGTAGAGAGAGTAATTGATAAAATGAAAGAATGGATTGTGGCCGTAAGATTGGAACGAAATTTTACCAAAGAAGAAATAGTAACACTTTACCTCAACAGGGCGCCATGGGGAAATTTATACGGTATAAGAAATGCCAGCAGGACCTATTTTCAAAAGGAACCTTCTGCATTAAAATTAGAAGAGGCCGCCGTACTCGTAGGTATGTTAAAGGGGTTTATTTATAACCCAATATCCCGGCCCGATGCTGCACTCAACAGGAGAAACACAGTAATACAACGGATGGTTGATGCAAAACAACATTACCTCCCTCAAGCCGATGCCGATAAGCTTAAATCCAGGCCACTTATTACCAATTATAAACCCATTGATGAAGCTATAGGAATTGCCCCTTATTATCGCAGAGCTTTAATTGATGTAATAAAAAAATGGTGTAAAGAACATACCAACCCAAAAACCGGGGAGCCTTATGATTTATACCGGGATGGCTTAAAATTTTATACCACTATAGATACCCGAATGCAGAAATATGCCGAAGAAGCCGTATTACAACACATGCCGGTACTGCAAAAAAAACTCAACGGCTTTCTCAAAGCAAGAATCAGCAAATTATGGGATAAGCATCACGAAGTTATGGAAAACGGTATTAAATATTCTGAGCGCAGGAAAAATATGCTTGAAGCCGGGTTAAGTGAAGAACAAATCCGCAAATCATTTGATAAGCCCGTACGCATGAAAATATTTACCTGGGATAACCCAAAGCATGAAAAAGATACTGTGATGACGCCTCTGGATTCTATAAAATATCATAAGCAATTAATGCAGGTAAGTTTTGTGGCAATGGATCCCAAAACCGGTGAAATAAAAGCTTATGTGGGAGGGTTCGATTACAAATGGTTTAAGTACGACAATGCTTCGGCCATGCGCCAGGTGGGCTCTACATTTAAGCCATTGCTTTATACACTTGCCGTTACCGATGCCGGCTACACGCCGGAAACGGTAATACCGGGTGGTGCATTAACCTTAAACGGCAAAACTATTTCCGGAGGAGGAGGTACAATGGCCTATTGCCTGGCCCAATCAAAGAATGCTGCTGCATGGAGGCTCATGTCTGTAATAGGAGTAAAGCGTACTTTAGAGTTTGCTCAGCAATGCGGTATTAAAACTAAGCTTCCGCCTTATCCATCCATTGCTTTAGGTTCTGCAGAAATACCCATGGTAGAAATGTTGCAATCTTATACCATGTTCCCTAATAGGGGTTACAATACCGAGCCTGTTTACTTAACCCGGATTGAAGACAAAAACGGCAACCTGATTTTTGAATTTCCCCTTGCTCAAAGCAAGCAGGTGATAGGTGAAGTAGATGATTATACCATGGTTAAATTAATGGAAGGAGTTGTAAAATCGGGTACGGCACGCTCTTTAAACAGCTACAATATACCGGTGGCAAAGGCTGGCAAAACCGGTACAACCAATAATTATACCGATGGCTGGTTTATAGGATATACACCTGATTTGCTGGCCGGAACCTGGGTTGGCTGTGCCGATCCTTTTATTCCAATTTATTCCAACAATGTTGGCGGTGCAGAAATGAGCGCCCCACGCTGGGGAATTTTTATGAGTAAAGTAGCAGCGGATAAAAAACTGGACTATAATAAAAAGAAAGATTTTGATGAACCGCCGGAAATGAAAATGGATCCTATTTATGCTGATAACAGCAGGTTTGCAGAATTATTGAACCAGGGCGACAGTCTTACTGTGGACTCAGGCGTAAATGATGGAGGCGACTTTTTTAATGAAGAACCCATTGATGAAACACAAGGCACTAATGACATAAATTCCCCGAAGCAGGATACAATTAAAATGCCTGCCGGTAAAGATCCGGCAAAAGGGAACGAAAGTAAAAAGCAGGAAAAAGTAGTACCTAAAAAGCCCGAAGAAAAAGGGAATGACTATTGA
- the nhaA gene encoding Na+/H+ antiporter NhaA: protein MKPTRLFKEFFNSEKAGGLLIIFCTIISLLIANSSMGNAYHNFWQMPFAGHNIEYWVNDGLMTVFFLLIGLELEREVYKGELSNYKNAMLPVFGAIGGMIVPAAFFLFFNYGTETQAGAGIPMATDIAFALGVLSLLGNKVPTSLKIFLTALAVIDDIGAILVIAFFYSKTISLVNLLLALGIFGSLLIMNRLKIRNLVPYLIGGVAMWYFMLNSGVHATIAGILLAFAIPFGNGKPQSSSYILQHFLHKPVAFFIVPIFVLANTAIVLKGSIANLFTLDYSIGIAAGLLLGKPVGIFLLSVIAVKSGIGKMPKDLNWKSIFGAGILGGIGFTMSIFITLLAFDNVEIVNKAKLAILISSLVAGVLGYLMLQFILRHKAKN, encoded by the coding sequence ATAAAGCCAACCCGGTTATTTAAAGAGTTTTTTAATAGTGAAAAAGCCGGTGGGCTGCTGATTATTTTTTGTACCATTATTTCACTGCTTATAGCCAACAGCAGTATGGGCAATGCCTATCATAATTTTTGGCAAATGCCTTTTGCCGGGCATAATATAGAATATTGGGTGAACGACGGCTTAATGACCGTTTTCTTTTTATTGATTGGCCTTGAGCTGGAGCGAGAAGTTTACAAGGGCGAATTATCGAATTATAAAAATGCCATGTTGCCTGTATTTGGTGCTATTGGCGGCATGATTGTACCTGCGGCATTTTTTTTATTTTTTAACTACGGTACAGAAACCCAGGCAGGTGCTGGTATTCCCATGGCTACCGATATTGCATTTGCGCTTGGTGTGCTCTCTTTATTGGGAAACAAGGTGCCCACATCATTAAAAATTTTTTTAACAGCTCTTGCCGTAATTGATGATATTGGTGCAATTTTAGTAATTGCATTTTTTTACAGTAAAACTATTTCATTGGTTAACCTGTTGCTGGCATTGGGCATTTTTGGTTCACTTTTAATAATGAACCGTTTAAAAATACGCAACCTTGTTCCTTATTTAATTGGTGGCGTGGCCATGTGGTATTTTATGCTCAATTCTGGCGTACATGCAACTATTGCCGGAATTTTACTTGCTTTTGCAATACCTTTTGGAAATGGTAAGCCACAATCCAGCTCTTATATTTTGCAACATTTTTTGCATAAACCTGTGGCTTTTTTCATTGTACCTATTTTTGTACTTGCCAATACGGCAATTGTACTAAAGGGTAGTATTGCAAACCTTTTTACTTTGGATTATAGCATAGGTATAGCTGCCGGCTTACTATTGGGTAAACCCGTTGGTATTTTTTTGTTGAGTGTTATTGCAGTAAAATCCGGTATAGGTAAAATGCCGAAGGACCTGAATTGGAAAAGTATTTTTGGCGCTGGCATTTTAGGCGGCATTGGTTTTACCATGTCTATTTTTATTACGCTACTGGCATTTGATAACGTGGAAATAGTCAACAAAGCTAAATTGGCTATTTTAATAAGCTCCCTCGTTGCAGGCGTTTTAGGATATTTAATGCTGCAATTTATTTTGAGGCACAAAGCAAAAAATTAA